The following proteins come from a genomic window of Pseudochaenichthys georgianus chromosome 17, fPseGeo1.2, whole genome shotgun sequence:
- the zzz3 gene encoding LOW QUALITY PROTEIN: ZZ-type zinc finger-containing protein 3 (The sequence of the model RefSeq protein was modified relative to this genomic sequence to represent the inferred CDS: deleted 1 base in 1 codon) has translation MAASRSSRVTRSSVGLNGLDENFCGRTLRNRSIAQTEDTSVSPLPRARSPKKKQDGKQESKQDSKQDVKQDVKQDSQQDTKYEAKQDAQQDGQQQALLQEKLTDSNASPAEAEQWNSTRKRSVSCLEKDISPEKSENCDRGKGSRDACSQIKRAKRCSRSAESQGHDEDSEPLTSDSPVSVPEPSKDNSCEDFPSQNSSPASPVHIQEEGEPTAGKAEDGHEECDGATRPPNAHKASNGLEKNKAEEPSALTEEPSATPPPVSNTPLLLNGSQTAAPSPPHPAVPCRNSVPLQVEVSGSGESPASPAPTFVPMDPVPELIVAKEEEVEEVEVDVVGEPLCVSHEEQVIETENDTNGRPLTPLQEATASTSSTNMNISPINNNNNSNSGETTPPLATTPSPTEPGYNPSVSSTPPAFTELYEHRYTLRTSPRRAATGGKASSSKLSSPPRDNGPLKEEGEVELQEEACPMVEEPAPSGSVGPSCEGPVSMAEDIVAVVAKEEDQSREVTRSQPAEEEEEEEEEEEEEPDVYYFESDHLALKHNKDYQRLLQTIGVLEAQRTQAILDLETLARQQREALADPISFVEQLQKRVNLGLPRPQRVVQLPDIGWDQYTSGLSDFEREFCDKKRTTRRLKLIFD, from the exons ATGGCCGCGTCCCGTTCCTCGCGTGTCACAAGGTCGTCAGTGGGGCTCAATGGATTGGATGAGAACTTTTGTGGTCGAACCCTCAGGAACCGCAGCATCGCCCAGACGGAGGACACCTCGGTTTCTCCGCTGCCAAGGGCCCGCTCGCCCAAGAAGAAGCAGGACGGCAAGCAGGAGTCGAAACAGGACAGCAAACAAGACGTTAAGCAGGACGTTAAACAGGACTCGCAGCAGGACACCAAGTACGAGGCAAAGCAGGACGCTCAGCAGGATGGCCAGCAACAGGCCTTGTTGCAGGAAAAGTTGACTGACTCGAATGCTTCTCCGGCTGAGGCGGAGCAATGGAACAGCACCAGGAAACGGAGCGTATCCTGTTTAGAAAAAGACATTAGTCCTGAGAAGTCGGAGAACTGTGACAGAGGGAAGGGCTCGCGGGACGCCTGTTCTCAAATCAAAAGGGCCAAGCGGTGCTCCCGATCCGCAGAGTCTCAGGGACACGACGAGGACTCCGAGCCTCTCACATCTGACAGTCCAGTGTCTGTCCCGGAGCCTAGCAAGGACAACAGTTGTGAGGATTTCCCCAGCCAAAACTCTTCTCCGGCCTCACCTGTCCACATTCAAGAGGAAGGTGAGCCGACGGCGGGGAAGGCAGAGGATGGACACGAGGAGTGTGACGGGGCAACTCGGCCCCCCAATGCTCACAAGGCCTCCAATGGACTCGAGAAGAATAAAGCAGAGGAACCCAGCGCACTCACTGAAGAGCCGAGtgcgacc cccccccctgtctccAACACCCCGTTGCTGCTTAACGGCAGTCAGACGGCAGCTCCCTCACCCCCCCACCCCGCTGTGCCTTGTAGAAACTCTGTCCCTCTGCAGGTGGAGGTCTCTGGCTCAGGGGAGTCGCCAGCCTCGCCTGCACCAACGTTTGTTCCAATGGACCCTGTCCCCGAGTTGATAGTGGctaaggaggaggaggtggaggaggtggaggtggacgTGGTGGGGGAGCCGTTGTGTGTCTCTCACGAGGAGCAGGTGATCGAGACGGAGAACGACACCAACGGCCGGCCACTAACACCGCTTCAGGAAGCCactgcctccacctcctccaCTAACATGAACATTAGTccaatcaacaacaacaacaacagcaactcAGGAGAAACGACACCCCCTCTAGCAACAaccccctcccccacagagcCCGGGTACAACCCCTCAGTATCCAGCACGCCCCCCGCTTTCACAGAGCTCTATGAACACAGATACACCCTGCGGACTTCACCCAGGAGGGCAGCCACTGGTGGCAAGGCCTCCTCCTCCAAGCTCAGCTCTCCTCCTCGAGACAATGGTCCCCTGAAGGAAGAGGgggaggtggagctgcaggaggaGGCCTGCCCTATGGTGGAGGAACCTGCGCCCTCAGGCTCTGTGGGCCCCTCTTGTGAAGGGCCGGTCTCCATGGCTGAGGACATTGTGGCCGTGGTGGCTAAAGAGGAGGACCAAAGCAGGGAGGTGACGAGGAGCCAGCctgctgaggaggaggaggaagaggaggaggaagaggaggaggagccagATGTGTATTACTTTGAATCGGACCACCTGGCTCTGAAACACAACAAAGA TTACCAGAGGCTGCTGCAGACCATCGGGGTCCTCGAGGCCCAGCGAACACAGGCCATCCTGGACCTGGAGACGTTGGCGCGGCAACAGAGGGAGGCGCTCGCCGATCCCATCAGCTTTGTGGAGCAGCTGCAGAAACGG GTTAATTTGGGCTTGCCGCGTCCTCAGCGAGTCGTGCAGCTCCCTGACATCGGATGGGATCAGTACACCTCAGGCCTCAGCGACTTTGAGAGAGAGTTCTGCGACAAGAAGCGCACAACCAGGCGGCTAAAGCTGATCTTTGAC